In one window of Frigoriglobus tundricola DNA:
- a CDS encoding NAD(P)-dependent alcohol dehydrogenase, with the protein MISAIGYGTNHSYTSLGPHKFERRAPGPSDVQIEVLFCGVCHSDIHQCANDWGNTIYPCVPGHEIVGRVSAVGSAVTKFKSGDRVGVGCMVDSCRRCASCLKGLEQYCEGPKGATMTYNGPFIPDGTNTFGGYSNSIVVADHFVLRVPSNLDLKGVAPLLCAGITTYSPLRHWNVQPGQTVGVVGLGGLGHVAVKLATALGAHVTVFSTSPEKKDDALRFGAKAFALSTDKEELEKRARSFDFLLSTVPESHDINPYVKLLKRDGTLALVGALGPFAKPTDNSEVAFHRRTVAGSLIGGIAETQEVLDFCGTHGITADVEVIPIESINDAFKKVKKGGVRYRYVIDIANTLKLA; encoded by the coding sequence CCTACACCTCACTCGGGCCGCACAAGTTCGAGCGCCGCGCCCCCGGTCCGTCGGACGTCCAGATCGAAGTGCTGTTCTGCGGCGTCTGCCATTCCGACATTCACCAGTGCGCCAACGACTGGGGCAACACGATCTACCCGTGCGTGCCCGGTCACGAGATCGTGGGCCGCGTCTCGGCCGTCGGCTCCGCGGTCACGAAATTCAAGAGCGGCGATCGGGTCGGCGTCGGGTGCATGGTCGATTCCTGTCGCCGGTGCGCGTCCTGCCTCAAGGGCCTGGAGCAGTACTGCGAGGGTCCGAAGGGGGCCACGATGACGTACAACGGGCCGTTCATCCCCGACGGCACGAACACCTTCGGCGGGTACTCCAACAGCATCGTCGTCGCCGACCATTTCGTGCTCCGCGTGCCGTCGAACCTCGACCTCAAGGGCGTCGCTCCGCTACTTTGTGCCGGCATCACCACCTATTCCCCGCTGCGCCACTGGAACGTCCAACCGGGTCAGACGGTGGGCGTCGTCGGCCTCGGCGGCCTGGGCCACGTGGCGGTCAAACTGGCCACGGCGCTGGGTGCGCACGTGACCGTGTTCAGCACGTCGCCCGAGAAGAAGGACGACGCGCTGCGGTTCGGGGCCAAAGCGTTCGCGCTGTCCACCGACAAGGAAGAGCTGGAAAAGCGCGCGCGCTCCTTCGACTTCCTCTTGAGCACGGTCCCCGAGTCGCACGACATCAACCCGTACGTCAAGCTGCTCAAGCGGGACGGCACGCTGGCGCTGGTCGGGGCGCTGGGGCCGTTCGCGAAGCCGACCGACAACAGTGAAGTCGCCTTCCACCGCCGGACGGTGGCCGGGTCGCTCATCGGCGGGATCGCCGAGACCCAGGAGGTGCTCGACTTCTGCGGCACGCACGGCATCACGGCGGACGTCGAGGTGATCCCGATCGAGTCGATCAACGACGCGTTCAAGAAGGTGAAGAAGGGCGGCGTCCGCTACCGGTACGTCATCGACATCGCAAACACGCTGAAGCTCGCCTGA